A genome region from Cucumis sativus cultivar 9930 chromosome 4, Cucumber_9930_V3, whole genome shotgun sequence includes the following:
- the LOC116403239 gene encoding uncharacterized protein LOC116403239, which produces MFSHQRYCIMSVEEAYHTSKPIEDINDDLQVQSIIGQLAVEDHNKKTGDNLELVDVVNGLRSGIFVQPGSTHEGILYHLLVEAKTIEGINWTYVAKLLELYVGCRISCRPLFTVLCPATTSIIEPTSIRQR; this is translated from the exons ATGTTTAGCCACCAAAGGTATTGTATAATGAGTGTTGAAGAAGCATATCACACTTCGAAACCTATCGAGGATATAAATGATGATCTGCAAGTGCAGTCAATCATAGGACAGTTGGCTGTTGAAGACCATAACAAGAAAACAGGAGACAATTTGGAGCTTGTGGATGTGGTGAATGGTTTGAGAAGTGGAATTTTTGTTCAACCTGGGAGTACTCATGAAGGAATATTATATCATCTTTTGGTGGAGGCTAAAACCATAGAAGGAATTAATTGGACATATGTGGCCAAGTTGTTAGAGCTTTACGTAGGCTGCCGAATAAG TTGTCGCCCCCTCTTCACAGTGCTCTGTCCGGCCACAACTTCCATCATCGAACCCACCTCCATTCGACAAAGGTAG